The DNA segment CGGGGATCGGATTGGTCTCGATGAACAGCGCGCGCATCACCGGCAGCATCTGGAAATGAATTTCGCGCGCCCGGTCGAAGTCCTTGCCCAGTGCGGCGGCAGCGAGATCATGCATCTCGCGCGGCATGATGTTGCTGGTCGTCGAGATCACGCCCTTCGCGCCGAGCGACATCAGCGGCAGCGTCAAGGCGTCGTCGCCGGACAGGATCGTCAATTTCTCGCCGCATAGGTGCAGGATGTCCGACGACTGATCCATCGAGCCGGAAGCTTCCTTCACGCCGACGACATTCTTGATTTCGGCCAACCGCGCGAACGTCTCGGGCGCGATATTCGAGCCGGTGCGGCCCGGGATGTTGTACACGATCAGCGGCAGATCGACGCTCGCGGCGATCGTCTTGTAGTGGCGGAAGATGCCGTCCTGCGTGGGCTTGTTGTAGTACGGCGAGATCAACAGCGCGCCGTCGGCGCCCATCTCGCGCGCGGCGGCGGTGAGCCGAATCGCCTCGGCGGTCGAGTTCGAGCCGGTGCCGGCGACGACGGGCACGCGCCTCCGCGTTTGCTCGATCGTGATCTTGATCACGGCGTCGTGCTCGGAATGTGAAAGCGTGGCGGATTCGCCAGTGGAGCCGCACGGCACGAGGCCGTCGATGCCGCTTTGAATTTGCCATTCGATCAAATCGCGCAGCGCGGTTTCGTCCACCGAGCCGTCGCGAAACGGGGTAACGAGCGCGGTCAATGCACCGTTGAACATGATGGGCCTCCGCGTCTGCTACGCTTTGCGGGCGGAAATTAGTTCGTCGGCGCCGAGTTCGATTCCGCCGCGAAACACTTCGATTGCGTTACCGGTCATGAAGACGTGATTTGCGTCGGGACCGCTCTCACGCCATTCGATTTCGAGATTGCCGCCGCGCAGTTCGACCGTCGCGGCGCGCTCCGCATGTCCCGTGAGCACTGCGCCGACCAGCGCCGCGCAAGCGCCAGTGCCGCAGGCCCAGGTCTCGCCCGAACCGCGCTCCCACACACGCATCTTGAGCCGGGTGCGGGAGATCGGCTGGATAAATTCAGTGTTCACGCGCTTCGGAAAAAACGGGTGATGCTCGAACTTCCGGCCCAGCGCGGCAAAATCGAGATCGCCGAGTCCGAACACGGCGTCGTCGCCGACGAAAATGACGCAATGCGGATTGCCCATCGAGACCGCGGTGATTTGCTCGATCTGTCCCGCGACTTCGAGCGGATAGTCGATGATGCGTCCTTCGGCATTGACGGGAATCTCGCGGCCCTCGAGAATCGGCTCGCCCATATCGACCGTCGCGGCGACAACTTGGCGGCCTTCGAGTTTCAGCGAAACGGTTTTGAGCCCCGCGTCGGTCTCGACGATCATCGGATTTGCGCGCACGATCCCGCGTTCGAAGGCGAGCCGCGCAAGGCATCGGATGCCGTTGCCGCACATGTCGCCGCGGCTGCCGTCGGCGTTGTACATCTCCATCCGCAGGTCGGCGTTGCTCGACGGCGCCAGCATGATCAAGCCGTCGCCGCCGACGCCGAAGTGGCGATCGGAGAGCCTGACGGAAAGCGCGGCAGGATCGGCGGGGCGGGTCCGCGTCGCGACTACGTAAATGTAGTCGTTGCCGCATCCGTGCATCTTGGTGAATTCGAGTTTGGCCATGCGACTATGCCGACGCCGGCTTCAGCGTGACGATGTTTTCGCCGCGCACCAGATCGTCGAAGCTTTCGCGCTCGCGGATCACGTGGGCGTCGGCGCCATCGACGAGAATCTCGGGCGCGCGCGGGCGGCTGTTGTAATTCGACGACATCACAAAACCGTAAGCGCCGGCGCTCATCACGGCGAGCAGATCGCCGGATTTGGGCTCGGGCATCTCGCGATCGCGCGCGAAGAAATCGCCGCTCTCG comes from the Candidatus Binatus sp. genome and includes:
- the dapA gene encoding 4-hydroxy-tetrahydrodipicolinate synthase, which encodes MFNGALTALVTPFRDGSVDETALRDLIEWQIQSGIDGLVPCGSTGESATLSHSEHDAVIKITIEQTRRRVPVVAGTGSNSTAEAIRLTAAAREMGADGALLISPYYNKPTQDGIFRHYKTIAASVDLPLIVYNIPGRTGSNIAPETFARLAEIKNVVGVKEASGSMDQSSDILHLCGEKLTILSGDDALTLPLMSLGAKGVISTTSNIMPREMHDLAAAALGKDFDRAREIHFQMLPVMRALFIETNPIPVKQALAFMGKCANELRMPLVTMTAGLAEKLRTAMKESHLI
- the dapF gene encoding diaminopimelate epimerase, coding for MAKLEFTKMHGCGNDYIYVVATRTRPADPAALSVRLSDRHFGVGGDGLIMLAPSSNADLRMEMYNADGSRGDMCGNGIRCLARLAFERGIVRANPMIVETDAGLKTVSLKLEGRQVVAATVDMGEPILEGREIPVNAEGRIIDYPLEVAGQIEQITAVSMGNPHCVIFVGDDAVFGLGDLDFAALGRKFEHHPFFPKRVNTEFIQPISRTRLKMRVWERGSGETWACGTGACAALVGAVLTGHAERAATVELRGGNLEIEWRESGPDANHVFMTGNAIEVFRGGIELGADELISARKA